The nucleotide window AGATTTGTTACACCCAACTGCTGCCTCTGAAGCCAGAAAACACAAGTTAAAGACTTTGGTTCAATCTCCAAGATCATACTTTTTGGACGTCAAATGCCCAGGCTGTTTGAACATCACCACTGTCTTCTCTCATGCTCAAACTGCTGTGACTTGTGAATCATGTTCCACGGTTCTATGCACACCAACCGGTGGTAAGGCCAAACTATCTGAAGGTACCTCTTTCAGAAGAAAGTAAATTAGAAATAATAAATTATAACTTTTGtatatttttaatatcgAAACAAAAATCGTCATTTACTAGTTCAgttgcatttttttcgttaTGTACAGGTTGTGTCTTCGCGAGAAGATACGTATAAATAGTTTAggtttttttcttatccATTTTTGCGTAGTCATGGCCATATACTTCTGCCAGAGTACCGATATCCATGGTCTCATGAGCATGTGGGAAGAGTTCATCAATTCTTCTATCCCGCTCCTTCGCGTCCTTCTTCAGGCGTTTAATCCTTGCTTTTTCCAGCATTTCTAACTTAGCGATGTTGAAATTTACCGAACCCTTCAACTTTGTCTTTGCTTCGAGCGGCCACAGGTCAGATTTCATCGATTTTCTTGCATCATGATAAATTTGTTTATCGAAGGATTTTGGCACTGTCCATTTTTCCAGTTGTCCAGACGACCCACATAACTCTAATGTAACATGGCCTTTCCTCTTTTTGGGTTGGTTGATGATGCGTGGCCATGTATTTTGAGTCTTATCGCCGAGGGATCCAATTTCGAATCTGTTTGTTGCGTTCTCTCTTTCGTGTTCTATTCTTTCAATCGATTCTTTGTCACATGGTGACCGTTCAACAATTAGATAAGAATAGTTTATAAGTTCATAGTTTTGCCCGTTTTTTCTCCCGGTTCCTGCATTTGCCATTCCGGGCATGCCAATACCATCTTCTGGAGTTTGCCATGGCGTTGCCAGaattttaccttttttcagTTCCATACTAAACTTACTTCTTagtacatttttttgaaaattacAGAACTTGAGTTTGTTATCTTTATCATGTTCGTATAATTTTGGATTTCCAACTTGTAAAGGACATTTACGGTGATGCGGACATGGTGCAATTATCTTGAGATAGAAATTAATGTTTGACGCTTTTTCGTTCTCTTCCTCTCTCTTTTCCAGTTCTCTTAACAACTCTGGTTCGAATTCTagttctttttcatttatcGGTCCATGATTTTCATCTATTTCCTTTAAGAGTCTCTTTGCATCTTCGAAATTAGCCCTTgattcttcatctttttttgattcaattttggtttttttgattgatcCTCTAGTCCAAGGTCTTGGTATTTTGCCATGTTCATCCGGAAAATTTTCTGGTCTGATCATTATTTGTCTTGCTCTACTAATTGTTTCAAAACCTAATGGGTTTCCTCTTTCCACAATTACTAGATTACCTCCAGGCGCcaataaattcaaataatgTTCTAAATTATCATCTATTTGTATTGGGAatttctcttcattttttaatagTTGATGAGTTATTATTATCAGATCATATTGTCCAGATCCAGGtacattttttgtcaaCCTTGTGTTTatgttgatttttttggtcATCACTTCACCAACTAAATCTTCACCCTCTACTATATCATCGGAATTCTCTGCGGTGTCAACAGTAACAGTTTCATCGCGAACCTCATTCAATTGCCTACTAAGCATTAGTTTTGCTCGTTTTTGCATATCTATGTGACCAATAATAACGGcttctttgttttttggCCTATAGTCTTTACCCATAAGATCATTCAATGCAACAATGCCTGTAGCAGGTCCATAACCAACATCAAGTACATTTTGAGGATTGAAGACTCTATTCCCCAAACGTTTTCTTAACTCTGTCAAGGTCTGATATATTGCTGCATAAttttgctgaaaaatggcTGCAATATGTGAATCAACTTCCATTGTACTTTTCATTGGTCGATGCAATTTATCACGGTACAGTTCTACATAATAATTAGATGCTGATCTTCTCAAATTGTTTGGGATTTGTACTGACAGAATGTTGTTTTTTATCACTTGTGATACCAGAGGATTGAGTTCAATCTGATCTCTGAAACTCATAGCCTGTAGAGTTTCTGGTAATACTCTTGCCTCTTGAGAATTCCTTCCTTGAAGAGGCTCACCgtctttttttctgaatgGAGAGGTAGCATTTTGGGAAAGTatatcatttctttcaataacCCGTATATCATCCTCAGAGTCTACAGTTACACCAAACGATAGATCATTATTCGATGGATATTTGCTATTTTCGAAATCTAGGCCTTCCAAAGATGCTCTTGAAAAGCTAGACAGACTTCTTCTAACAGCTGAGTACTTGAGACTAATAGATCGTAACATTCAATTGTCTTGGCAATACTTTCAACTgttttattatatttttttgggAAAGGTCATCGGTAActtctgtttttttcatgtgGAAACTATATCAATTCCGAAGTCTTCtacaaattgaaattctgactttcaaaataaataaccttttgaaatatcgGTAAAACCATTCTAGTAATGTTGAACAACACAGTGCTCATTGCACTAGTGTTTGTGCTTATAACATCCTCCTTGCTATTGATCACTCAAAGACATAAGGGCAGTCGATTGGTTCTCAATGGAGAATCGATAACTAAAAACAAAGAACCTACAATAATTATCGCTGGACCTTCCAATAGTGGTAAAACAGCTTTTTATACCTTTTTGACAAGTGGAAAATTAACGAACACCGTTACGTCTCAAAAAACAAGTGTTGCACATGATTTCAAGTTATCAAAAGCAAATACATTCAGATTAATGGAGTTCCCAGGTCACAATAAACTGCGCAAGCAACTAATTGATACTTTGGAAAGCTCTAACAATATCAAAGGATTATTATTCATGGTAGATTCCACAACGGATCCAAAAGACTTAACGGAGGTTGCTGAGTTTCTATTTCAAATCCTTCAAGTCACAGAACGCCAGCCGGATGGTTGCGATATTCTCTTAGCATGTAATAAATGTGAATCGTTCACCTCTAGACCACCGGCAAAAATTAAGGACGCCCTCGAGAAAGAGATGGATAAAATAATTGCtaggaaaagaaaatcacTAGATAGTGTCCAGAATACCCTCAATGGAAGTCTAAAGAAAACCGACGATGCCGATAACGAAGACgatcaagaagaaaagagcgCTCTCTTGGATATCCAAGTTGCCGGTGGATTTAAATTCAGCTCATTAGAAGGTAATGTCGACGCCCTTGAAGGCAGTGTAACAAAAAACAATGTTGATAAATGGGAATGCTGgattgaagaaagattaATCAATTAGTCATTTATCGAATTTCTAGTTATATAGCTATATCAATTTCTAGCAAATGTGATCtgctttcatcatctttcGAGTCAAGAAGTAGCAATACTCCAAGAAATGTACCCACCATTGCAAATCCGAGTAGTAGCAGTGATATGGGTAAATATACAGCATATATGCTAGGCAATGGGAACATTGACAACTTGTTGTCTAATTCAAATACAGGCAACAAAAGCCACACAGTGTAGTACAGCATTGCTACCGTAAGTAAAGCAAATCTATTCATGTTGCATCCATGTTAAACACAAAGACGGATCAGGACCGACGGGACTCTGGACTTCAATGCATGGACTAAATTCTATTATGTCAACATTTTCTCAGCGAATTGATTTAAAACGCTACGGTTAATCAACCATACGTTCGAAAGTAAACGTGATACTGCTTTTCCGATGAGTACATAATGGTCTCTAACGAAAACATACAATTTATTAGCTCGCGTGGCGTAATGGCAACGCGTCTGACTTCTAATCAGAAGATTGTGGGTTCGACCCCCACCGTGAGtgtttatttttatttttattttctctCTTTAGAGACCAACTTTAAGCAAAATGGATTACTTTTTATACCTTGCTCGCCATGACGCAAAGTACACAAAAGTATCATTTTTGGAGAGTATCATTTTTGGAGAGGTCAGGTGGATTTtacaaaagaatatataatGAAATTCTTGTAATGATAATATCAAATTCACTAATCCGCGATAGTTTAATGGTTAGAATGGGCGCTTGTCGCGTGCCAGATCGGGGTTCAATTCCCCGTCGCGGAGAattgtttattttttatacttgtttttgtttctcTATTCATCTCACGAA belongs to Zygotorulaspora mrakii chromosome 1, complete sequence and includes:
- a CDS encoding 40S ribosomal protein eS27 (similar to Saccharomyces cerevisiae RPS27B (YHR021C) and RPS27A (YKL156W); ancestral locus Anc_5.265), which encodes MVLVQDLLHPTAASEARKHKLKTLVQSPRSYFLDVKCPGCLNITTVFSHAQTAVTCESCSTVLCTPTGGKAKLSEGTSFRRK
- the RSM22 gene encoding tRNA methyltransferase RSM22 (similar to Saccharomyces cerevisiae RSM22 (YKL155C); ancestral locus Anc_5.264), which gives rise to MLRSISLKYSAVRRSLSSFSRASLEGLDFENSKYPSNNDLSFGVTVDSEDDIRVIERNDILSQNATSPFRKKDGEPLQGRNSQEARVLPETLQAMSFRDQIELNPLVSQVIKNNILSVQIPNNLRRSASNYYVELYRDKLHRPMKSTMEVDSHIAAIFQQNYAAIYQTLTELRKRLGNRVFNPQNVLDVGYGPATGIVALNDLMGKDYRPKNKEAVIIGHIDMQKRAKLMLSRQLNEVRDETVTVDTAENSDDIVEGEDLVGEVMTKKININTRLTKNVPGSGQYDLIIITHQLLKNEEKFPIQIDDNLEHYLNLLAPGGNLVIVERGNPLGFETISRARQIMIRPENFPDEHGKIPRPWTRGSIKKTKIESKKDEESRANFEDAKRLLKEIDENHGPINEKELEFEPELLRELEKREEENEKASNINFYLKIIAPCPHHRKCPLQVGNPKLYEHDKDNKLKFCNFQKNVLRSKFSMELKKGKILATPWQTPEDGIGMPGMANAGTGRKNGQNYELINYSYLIVERSPCDKESIERIEHERENATNRFEIGSLGDKTQNTWPRIINQPKKRKGHVTLELCGSSGQLEKWTVPKSFDKQIYHDARKSMKSDLWPLEAKTKLKGSVNFNIAKLEMLEKARIKRLKKDAKERDRRIDELFPHAHETMDIGTLAEVYGHDYAKMDKKKT
- the SRP102 gene encoding Signal recognition particle receptor subunit beta (similar to Saccharomyces cerevisiae SRP102 (YKL154W); ancestral locus Anc_5.263) → MLNNTVLIALVFVLITSSLLLITQRHKGSRLVLNGESITKNKEPTIIIAGPSNSGKTAFYTFLTSGKLTNTVTSQKTSVAHDFKLSKANTFRLMEFPGHNKLRKQLIDTLESSNNIKGLLFMVDSTTDPKDLTEVAEFLFQILQVTERQPDGCDILLACNKCESFTSRPPAKIKDALEKEMDKIIARKRKSLDSVQNTLNGSLKKTDDADNEDDQEEKSALLDIQVAGGFKFSSLEGNVDALEGSVTKNNVDKWECWIEERLIN
- a CDS encoding uncharacterized protein (similar to Saccharomyces cerevisiae YIL102C-A; ancestral locus Anc_5.262) translates to MNRFALLTVAMLYYTVWLLLPVFELDNKLSMFPLPSIYAVYLPISLLLLGFAMVGTFLGVLLLLDSKDDESRSHLLEIDIAI